The sequence TCAATGAAGCAAGCATTCGCAGGCATCGACCGCGTATTATTTGTTTCAGGGGCTCCTGGTAATCGCCAAGTAGAACATGGAAATGTGGTAAATGCGGCAAAAGAAGCAGGAGTTTCTTACATTGCTTACACAAGTTTCGCAGGCGCAGATAAATCCACAAGCGCTTTAGCAGAAGATCATTACTTTACCGAAAAAGCAATCGAAAAATCCGGAATCGCGCACACTTTCTTGCGTAACAACTGGTACTTCGAAAATGAAATGCCGATGATCGGTGGCGCATTGAGTGGTGGGAAATTTATTTACGCTGCTGAAAATGGAAAAGTTGGCTGGGCATTAAAACGCGAATACGCAGAAGTAGCCGCAAAAGCTATTGCGGGCGCTGACTTCCCAGAAATCCTTGAATTATCTGGCCCGCTCATGACATACGAAGAACTTACAAAAGCATTAAAAGAAGCAACTGGAAAAGATTTCGACGTTATTTC comes from Listeria monocytogenes and encodes:
- a CDS encoding SDR family oxidoreductase yields the protein MTYLVTGATGGLGGYALNYLKELVPTSDIYALVRSEEKGADLKAAGFNIRIGDYSDAESMKQAFAGIDRVLFVSGAPGNRQVEHGNVVNAAKEAGVSYIAYTSFAGADKSTSALAEDHYFTEKAIEKSGIAHTFLRNNWYFENEMPMIGGALSGGKFIYAAENGKVGWALKREYAEVAAKAIAGADFPEILELSGPLMTYEELTKALKEATGKDFDVISSDDKGFVENLVTVGLPQPVAEMFLSFQHDIKNNQLDVTSDDFEKALGKPLTNRVDALRELLK